From Flavobacterium sp. 102, a single genomic window includes:
- a CDS encoding nucleotide exchange factor GrpE gives MKIKNIFKNTSQMNTDNTDKEPIENATENVVNEIETAEELSVEAQLEEELAKEKDKFLRLFAEFENFKKRTTKERIDLFKTANQEVLQAMLPVLDDFDRAMVQIAKTEDEVLLKGVELIHEKLKNTLVSKGLEQVDIRPGDSFNADFAEAITQIPAPSDDLKGKIVDVVEKGYKLGDKIIRFPKVVIGQ, from the coding sequence ATGAAAATCAAGAATATTTTTAAAAATACGTCACAAATGAATACGGATAACACGGATAAAGAGCCAATTGAAAATGCAACTGAAAATGTAGTGAATGAAATTGAAACGGCTGAAGAACTTAGTGTTGAAGCACAATTAGAAGAAGAATTAGCCAAAGAAAAAGACAAGTTCTTACGTCTTTTTGCAGAATTCGAAAATTTTAAAAAAAGAACTACGAAAGAACGCATTGATTTATTCAAAACTGCCAATCAAGAAGTATTGCAAGCCATGTTGCCTGTTTTAGACGATTTTGACAGAGCGATGGTTCAAATTGCTAAAACCGAAGATGAAGTTTTGTTAAAAGGCGTAGAACTGATTCATGAAAAATTGAAAAATACTTTAGTTTCCAAAGGTTTGGAGCAAGTAGACATCAGACCTGGAGATAGTTTTAATGCTGATTTTGCCGAAGCAATTACTCAGATTCCTGCGCCAAGTGACGATTTGAAAGGTAAAATCGTAGACGTTGTTGAAAAAGGATATAAATTGGGCGACAAAATTATTCGTTTTCCAAAAGTGGTAATCGGTCAATAA
- a CDS encoding TIGR01777 family oxidoreductase, whose translation MRILITGATGLIGSELVKLLLAKGHTVHYLTTSKDKIESQSNYIGFYWNPQEGKIDENCIFEVDAIIHLAGANIAKRWTNAYKQEIIESRTLSAELLFNLVKKHPSHQIKQIISASGTAIYPDGIDKVYDEATKDSEDSFLSNVVKKWEASVNVFQVLGIKVCKLRTGIVLSNKGGALPEMVKPIKLGFGSAMGSGKQIQSWIHVNDLVALYNFALEKQLEGVYNAVTSNPISNQVLTKTIAKTLKKSLWLPNIPEFVMKLILGEMSYLLFSSKNLSANKILDLGFQFQFPDIDKAIDNLYP comes from the coding sequence ATGAGAATACTGATTACAGGCGCGACAGGTTTAATAGGAAGCGAATTGGTAAAATTATTATTAGCAAAAGGTCATACGGTTCATTATTTGACCACTTCAAAAGATAAGATTGAATCGCAGTCTAATTATATAGGTTTTTATTGGAATCCACAAGAAGGTAAAATAGATGAGAACTGTATTTTTGAGGTTGATGCGATTATCCATTTGGCCGGAGCTAATATTGCTAAGCGTTGGACTAATGCGTACAAACAAGAAATTATTGAGAGTCGGACACTTTCCGCCGAATTGCTTTTTAATTTGGTCAAAAAACATCCAAGTCACCAAATAAAACAAATCATTTCCGCTTCAGGAACCGCTATATATCCTGATGGAATTGATAAAGTGTATGACGAAGCTACCAAAGATTCAGAAGATAGTTTCCTGTCCAATGTGGTCAAAAAATGGGAAGCCAGTGTCAACGTTTTTCAGGTACTAGGTATCAAAGTCTGCAAGTTAAGAACAGGAATTGTCTTATCTAATAAAGGTGGTGCGCTGCCCGAAATGGTAAAGCCAATCAAATTAGGATTTGGTTCTGCTATGGGATCCGGGAAACAAATCCAATCTTGGATACATGTAAATGACTTGGTTGCCTTGTATAATTTTGCTTTAGAAAAACAATTAGAAGGAGTTTATAATGCTGTTACTTCAAATCCGATAAGCAATCAAGTATTGACTAAAACGATTGCCAAAACTTTAAAAAAATCACTTTGGTTACCCAATATACCGGAATTTGTAATGAAACTGATTTTAGGCGAAATGTCATACCTATTATTTTCAAGCAAAAACCTGAGCGCCAATAAGATTTTAGATTTAGGTTTTCAGTTCCAATTCCCCGATATAGACAAAGCGATTGATAATTTATACCCATAA